The sequence ATTATTGGATCGTTTGACAATCATGGTAATCACTTTCCTAATTTGTGATCAAATCTGCTACCTGAACCTCCCTGGTTTCCACCGGAACCTCCCTGGCTGCCTCCATAGCCACCGCCGCTGGAGCCTCCGGAACCTCCCGAGGAACCTCCCGAGCCACCGCCGCTGTAGCCTCCGGAACCTCCTGAGGAACCTCCCTGGCTGCCTCCATAGCTACCGCCGCTGGAGCCTCCGGAACCTCCTGAGCTACGGCCGCTGGAGCCTCCAGAACCTCCTGAGGAACCTCCTGAGCCACCACCACTCCCACCCGAGCCCTGGCTACCCCCATACCCTCCCGAGCTACCCCCATTACCACCTGAGCCTTGGCTTCCACCATATCCCCCTGAGCTACCCCCATTGCCACTTGAGCCTTGGTTTCCACCGAATCCAGAACTCCCCCCACTGCGTGAGCCTTGGCTTCCACCTTGGTTTCCACTAGATCCTGAGCTCCCTCCATTGCCTCCTGAACTACCCTCGTATCCACCAGAACTACCACCACTTCCACCCGATCCTTGGTTTCCGCCAGAACTCCCTCCATTACCTTGGCTACCTCCGGATCCGGAGTTGCCAAATCCTCCCGAACCACCACCGGAACCTCCTGAACTCCCACCGGATCCGCCGGAGTTACCACCATAACCACCAGAGCTGCCACCACTGGAGCCTTGACCACCACCTTGGCCCCCAGAGGAACCACCACTTCCTCCACTAGAACCTCCTTGCGAGCCTCCTCCTAGTCCACCAAGACCCCCAGAACCGCGTAAAGCGGCTCCTAGTCCAGTCCCAGAGCCACGGCTGGTTCCGGTAGCTCCAGAGTCACTTTTGCTTCCGAACAGACCCGACTTGGCCTTGCCAAAAGCGTCAGAGCTGCTACTTGTACCACCAAATTCATCTCCTTGAGTGACTAGCACTGAACAAAGCAGAAGAACTACTACAAGGCATTTCTGGAATAGATAAGAGTAAATTCAGAATCAAAGTACAAGTATGTGTTCTAATCTATTATCTATCACTTCTATAAGTAAAAATCTTGGTGACAATGCTCTccattagttaaaaaaacaattaaattaaattaagcaaATTTTTACTTGAATTCGATGCATAAGCTGGttagttttgtatattttgaaGCAGCGACAGTTTCATATTAAACACtcataaatcaaataattgcatattaaataactaaaaatattgttaaataatgagttacaattataaaatttgtgattACCTTTCCCATTGTGGTGTATTTGTTTGCCTGTTACAAACTTCTGTTATACCCTGACTGTCTCACCACTATCTTATATACAGGGcataagtatattataatatattctataatgTAGATtggtatttcatatttttgcaaatactcaattaacaataattataagattCCTTATGCTCTAGTTCTCTGTAAAGATTATATTAAACGTTTGTATTACAATGAAATGATTATATCACGGGTAGCAAAAATCTATTAACTTATACAAATGTATATTTCCTCTTAATTCtagtaaaaatacaaactGTAGTAAAACAACTTCAACTTAACTGGCATTACCATATTATATGATCCAATTAAGGATTTTTGGTATAATCTTGAACGCATAACAAATAAACTCAAATTTATATATGATAAAAGTATATCAATACTAGCTAGTACccgcgacttcgtctgcgCTGGATTAGCATTTCGAGAAGCTTATAAATTAGCGCGGCGTAGAAAGGCCCTAACATTGtgacattaacatttttaggacgcatttgaaaaatataacagCCTGAcaatattgaaatgttacagtCGCACTATATATTAGTGACGTAAGAATATTGTCAACATAAGAAATACGGTAACGAAGCACTCCAGAGCCCATTTCCGTCATACATTATGtatgtgtaactctagcggtttttgcagcgcacgccagaatagctcacagatggtagattttttccttcttacttgatattttggataATTCAcgcaatatctttataaattgtagcctaaGTGTaattctgatgtataagctatattattataaaggttcattaaaatccattcagtagtttttacgcgaaagagtaacaaacatccatccatacttacaaactttcgcgtttataatattagtaggatgTTTTAATAAGTAGTAGGTACTATACTAATAAATTTCAGTGTTCATCGAGACGATAAAAACATGTGTTAATGAATagttagttaatttatttatagaagtagaccttatagtaataatatatattaatacaaataaattgtaatgttAACATAGTTGCtgttttctataattttgCATTGTGTATGAAGTCCCCTTAAAACAATACAACAATGTCGTCGTCAATGTGAGTCGGCCTTTGATGCCTGAATAATTCGTCGAATTTTCGGTCTAATAGTACGTTTCTTTCTCtcttttttacttttgtatGTGTGCAAGACTATCGGTCCCCAGTCGAGCTTCAAACCCAGAGTTGAGAGACCGCTAGACTAGGCCACCACTGCTCCATAGTAGGAGGTAAATTCTCAGTATAACAAAGGCTAATGCTTATGAACATATTTCAAGGTTAATAAAGGAAAAATCCTTTAGCGATCATAAATAGCACTTTAATTGTATagtgtataattaaattagcgGTTCCAcgtaaatattgaattatgacttcatacttataattattattcttgacGTCGTTGGTAATAAATCCAAGTAATTCAAGTATATCTTTAAGGAGTAAAAAATCATTCCTAATTAATGTTGTTCATCGAATAAACTAAGACCAAGTAAAAACTAAGACAAAAAGACacttaaatttcaataaatatttatttccaacacacaaatattcttaacatacgtagtaataataattacaacaacaaatttaaaaagtttggtcgcTGTGGCAGTGTATCTTTAACACTATTATATATCgtagaataattttatattaataaataaagcaatgaatgtaatataaatagaaagtaataagattcaataaaattattataatatgtataattagacatagacataacatttattactaacaaaaacacacacacttaaacacacaaaataacaatcatcaaagaaaaaaataaaataaaaaaaattgtaaataaaataaaaaataaaatccttttcccattcggttcgtttcatgtgtgtaatgtgtattgtaaaaattatcatattaAAACACTTTGACTGTATCGTgagatataattatttttttatcctaCAACAAGTactacaatttaaaaactgaattctagctgtaattaaatacattgtcAGTAGTTGGTGAATATATTTCTTGATCTACCTGTCCAGTAGTCTTTACCTCCGCGCCGTCATTAGCAGCTATTGCGGTATTGTTCGAGTTGAGAGGCACGAATAATCTAGTGATAAATAATCTCACCCGAGATAAATCTAGACAGTATCCTGTGCTTAGGCATGCTACGAGGAGTACAGCTACTACCTGGAATTGAAGAGCCTGTGTCAAACTATGGAAACTATATGCAATTATCCTGCGCAGCAGTGTTGGCGACTGTCAAACCTATGACCAATGGACTTCCTatgcagtggcgtaacaatagggtggcagtgctggcaaaatgccgacccaagagggcccctgcccaagaaatattatgttctatggataaatgtgaagtctccaatacgcattgggctagcgtgggaactacagaccattccctctcgcctaagagaggagtcCTAttgccattagtgggacatgtACAACGTCTTATTGAGTaggtacgctgaaaatctggaagtttattaaaattaaactgagtacaacgtgacgatttttactgatcaaatccccatcaaaagaatttgccacgggccccagatggtatagttatgCCACTGAccctatgtgcgtatttaacacaTGCTTATACAGTGATAGAACATCGTAATTAAACCGGCATGTTTTGGCCCCAAAATTGACGGCAAATGAAGTAGAAGCTTCACCACCTTCTTACCACTGACAGAAAAACAGACACACAGAGATCTGAGGCAATAACCAACGATTGTAGCaccattattttgtttcagtttatttttcatgataatatattgtttattattttccgacCATTGATCCTTATTTCGTGAACTAACGTAGTACAAAACACTTACAAaacgtataaataattataattttcatcatcgaacgtcaaggcaaaatacaaaataccatccgtatcacctcgacgtccgtcgttccacaacagagcgttttctaaggcagtttttgccgcgcaccaccactatgtggaaccagctgcccacagaagtatttccgaaccaattcgacttagggtccttcaagaaaagagcgtaccaattcttgaaaggccggcaacgcacttgcgagccttctggcattgtgagtgtccatggacggcggtatcacttaacatcaggtgagcctcctgcccgtatgcctcctattacataaaaaaaaaaaaaataataaataaaaatattcgtttACCTTAgtattcattttgtttttctcAGGTTTGACGAAtaacagtattaaaaatactggAAAGTCAGCTTCTTATAGATgcacataattattatgtatcttTTAATAGGCGCCCTAcatttgttttgatattaaaatatatttacattcttTAAAGGACCAATTTTATCAATACGTGCCAAGTACGATGCACTCGTTATTTTATgtactaaattatattagtagtgtcaccaattaaaaaaaaacattctatCAAATTGCCCTTCATCATGTCCACTTCAAGTTAtgaattacaaccacagcacacacacattacattacttgttctttaaaagaaaaaaaattgttatctctcattcttttttttgattattattattttgtgtgtttctgtgtgtgtgtgcgtgtgtgtgtgttatgTTAGCAATAAATggtatgtctatgtctatgtctaattggattattataaatgtatacgAGACAAttgatatttgtttatatagatttaacaTACATCCTTTTATCTATCTTTGGCAAGAGGAAGAGTAATGTGGAGTAAGTAAGTATTAAACTGGTGTCCAAGGACAATTTAGAAGGTGGACAGACCAGATTAAGGACATACCAGATGGGGCACAGTGCAGTTAGAAATGGTGGGATTTGTAAGAGGGTTTTACCAAAAATGGGCACACAGGTATCTAAAAAGAAGGATAAGATAGAAAAATAACAAGTTTAAGAGTAAAGAATGTgcaatatttcattatttattattataatttttatttttaataataataattaaacattactccatgaaaattaaaacaaatttaaaaagtttggtccctttcgcagtgtacctttaacgctggcagcatttcctcgcagaattgcgatacttattcgttgagtgaGGAAAGCACTAGTTCTGGGATCACTGGTATTATCTATCAGGCGccaatttaaatcttttattaacGCTTGCCTTTGACCGGCTTCCCTAGACCCAACTGCCCCCAACCTTGCGCggtaatattttgatattgtCGTGTTAGTGTATTCTTCAAAAGCTTCTTTGAAAATCGGTGTCCCTAAGAGGTACagcgatttattatttttatatttggagCAAAGCTATTAATTTTTGTGTCGTCGGTGTCCATATTCTCACCATGgagatataattttacatttagcaaAACTTAAAGTGATGCGATCTGAAAGTACAACATCTGCTTGACCTAATAGTACCATCGTCAAGATATCAGACGTTAGaaatttgatttgaaattttgtatgcGAGAATTTATTGCGAGACTAAAACTAGCCGGCCCAAGACGATCTCCTTGTTGTCAACAACCAACTTCTGAATAGAGTTACTTACGTAACGTACGTAACTtttgtatgttatttttgATGGCTCTGAGTAACACTGTAAGTATCTATTTCttgaatgttttttgttttttattattattatatagatttatacAAAGAAATATGTAATCTAAATGTTATATGTCTATAAAGTATTTGCACCTATCGCTATTATACTTAGTATGTTGTATATAGTTCGTTTTGGAGACTATTTTTACAAAcggataataaaaaaaatagacaaaaatgTTACAGATAAAAATGGTAATTTGGAAAAcccaagaaaaataatttgtacaaaGTAATTATGGGTTTTCATGAGAGCCAAGGGCACAGATAATGCACGAAGCAAAGCCAGTTCAGACGTAGATAATGTAGGGTTCTTTCTAAGAcataaaataagattaaaacaAGTCGAATATTtagtttgataataataattaattcatttttattttaattagctaagctttcatttttttcatttcattttccaTTTCTCATTTTCTCTTAAGCTCGCTCCGCTGATTCCTCTCTCTCATTTTCCTTTTGCAGTGGAAATCAACAGACAAATCTCTTTGTTGGTGGAAATGTAAacctatttcatttaaaaggCGTCCGTCCCGCCTAGCCATTTCCCGCTCATTACCCTTTCGCGGTGGAAACCCGGCTTTAGGATAACAGCGGTAATAACAAAAAGTGCTTTTGCAAAACGTTACctactgtaaataaaataatttaaatttttatgtttaatttatataaattaaagatattCCCTATTAGGATATAATCATGAAAtatttcctcgctcaacgaataagtatcgcaatacagcgaagaaatgctgccagcgttaaaggtacattgtcacagggaccaaactttttaaatttgttttgattctATGATACTTAACAAAATACACTAATTCAAACgcatattgtttattaatcgAATAAGGAAACCTATTAACCATATAGTTATTGTAACATTAACTCATGCATTGCATAGGCTGTAAAAGAAAATAGACAACTGAAAATACCGTTAAGAGAATCCCACATGCGTTTCAGTCGGTATTACCCATCGCTGATAAGTTTAATTGTAGTTCTTTAAAAAGGCTGTGCTTTACTTCTAGTGTTTAAATCGCAGACGGCATTATGTATTCTATATTACTCATTTTCATACTCTTTTCTTGCTGTTATTGTGCTGATGATTATTATTCCAAGGAAAGCACCAAGGAGTATTGGCGACCTACAACCCCGTCTTACTGGGAGAAGATCAAACCGACAACATCCAAGGATGATAAGCATCTCCTCATACAGACGACATATGCTAAGCCATACTACGTCACTGGATTATATACGATTCCGTATTATGTGTTTGGCGAATTTGCAAATGTCTACCAACGACCGGCATTTGGATATCCCGAcgtgaattattttaattataacatcaAGAAGCAGAATAAAGATAAACAATATGTACCATCTTATAAGGCGTAAGTCGAGTCGACGTTTTTCGCTTTAGatttatactatattttaattatggcGCTTTTATAACTATTGTAATGTATCAAGTGAGAATTATGTTGGCAAGGGTATTCGAATGATGAATGTGCAGataattttacattgtttGGTtggccatgtatattatttctaggaaacatttttttagttcaataaaaataactaactaaaatattaaaaataggcGTTAATCGTAAATGGGtcaaaattaggggttgtatgtatttttgtatgctgtatcataaaacaattaaaacaatttttcttttcgagaaaatccattttttttaaaaacccttACAACTTAGGGGTTTAAGATATAGATAGtaaccgattctcagacttactgaatatgcatgaaaaatttcataagaatcaagccgtttcggaggagtatgagaACGaccattgtgacacgagaattttatatattagattacacacttcacaatttttatataattttagtttctatGTGAATTCTGATGTGTTGTCCACCAGTGTAACTAGTCGTTCTAAGCTGTGCCTGGCTAAGTAGAATGCGATCCTTATacataattgattaaataaatgaaagaaaatCTAGATATgagatgtttattaaattatatcaacTCTTGAAGATTATTGTTTGCCGGATGGATTTCCagtattgaatttttctaaaaatccTGCAAACGTCTGAAGGAATCCCGTAGGTAGTTTTTCGAAGACTCCAGCGAAACTTCCCAGGTTTTGTGATCCACCGCTACCACCCGCACCATTTCCACCCACACCACTTCCACCTTTTTCGGCACTCGCCTTTTCTCCTTCGGCTTGTCTTGGGATACGTACTCCCGCAAAGGCAACGTGCACGAGGCACAATACAACGACGAAGATGATtacctaaaattttatttattatttttttttgtttaagacATGAAAGAACATATCATTAATGCTATCTGAATAGGAGTGGTTTATCAGTAATTAAAATGGCGTACTTAGATTCACATCCCCTTCTCCCATTGGATCTACTGAACACAAATTGAATGAAGGAAAATGGCAGTAATagttaaaatttctaaaacccaatttggtaaaaaaaatcaaataaaatcttataatttcttattttctatatttttttaatgtaaatgcAAGCTTACCTTGGAAGTCATGTTGATTGTTTGATACTAACATTTGGTGCAGTGtagaatatatacaaaaaattatctccATTACATTAACGATATCGCAAATTAAACCATTCTGAAGTCTAAATTATTTCCTGAAAGCATtattgtaatgcaacaaaCTGCACTGCTGCGTGTCATTAAGATACCAAAAACCCTCATTTAATGAATTACTTAATCCGGTACAACCCATAGTTTTAGTCCTACCATACAAACtgtttcttattttatagTCTACGTGTAAggtttacttaaaatatttatagtttaatgtattgaaatttgtcgaaatgaataaacaaaaaataggtAAAGAAAATGAACTtgatgaataattaaaaagcatAAGATTAAGCGTTGTTTaaggttattaaaaaaatataaaaatagaaattttgatgatgcaatatttattaaaatacacccTTATAAGAATTTTCACACAAACATACAATTGAATTAGTTATTGTCCTTGTCGGAGCCCTTGTTCTTCGATGCACCCTTCGCCTTTCCCTTAATCGAATTACTGAGGATTGAGAAGGTTTGCGCTGGGTTCTTGGAgatttctgagaagattttgTTAAAGTTCTTTATGGCTTCTAAGTTGCTAAGCTTGCCAATAGAAAAACCGCCGTCACTGTTCTTGTCTTCGTCATCAGATGACGCAGCTTGCGTATGCATGATGCAGGCGAACAGGGCGATAGCGAGGATGATAatctgaaaaaattatatatgagAAACACTGTCAAAGAAGCGTATTAATAATTCTAGATCGTCTCCCAGATCAGAaagagttttatttgttttccaAAGATCGAACCTTAGAACAAGACAATTCAAAGCtagttaattcaataaaaatagtaataaaataccttTGAAGAAACCATGATGATATCAGGATTGTTTAGGTGATTGCTGTGAACTAAAGTTGACTGATGATGAAGCTAGTCTAGTTCtagcttttatataaaaatagtttcgtTTACCAATTTTATGTTCTTCAATTTAActgataaaaatgtaaatgtcGGTTTTTTAACAGTTTATGGCATCATTTGGGAAATAGGTATTTCCTACTTTATCTGTAATTGATTAGAAAAAGGTTAGTTTTTATACTGACAAACAATTCAAAACATATTCGCTGGAAATCACAATCACATTGAAACATTATTTTGCCGCTCCCTGatttattgtatgtaataGGTTAGACTACTTACTACCtttattaatgcaaaaaatgctgttttgttttcaaaataCTACTATTACTAATTTCTGGTATTATATTCtgatgaattaattatttctggttatattaagtttttggtattttttttcattattcataTGACTAGTTAAAAAAGGCATTTAACTGATATTTTAATACGTAGACTTTGTTTGGTATGGCCTTACCTGCCCTCGCACAGGCAAAAAAGCTGTGTAATAAACGGCACAAATACAAGaatctttcctccaacttcgattttgttgcCTTTGTAGTAGTGACTCTTGGGaagtggggttcaagtgcgcaggcgctaattaaagattaaagttggcacctggtagatagtaccggtgaccccagatcTGGTGCTTTcttcgctcaacgaataagtatcatCTTATTCATTTTCAACGATTATTATGaatactatgtaggttaagaaaattgtaaatatgtactttttatttgtgtgttggtGTTCCATAAAATTTAAGacattcaataattttttcctttcgtaaataattttttgaacctttttgtatatattatttattccaactttggctatatctttagtataattgttttttgctGATGATGTTGATGTggattatgaaataaattaatatgtactaCAGAAGTTGTATAGGAGATAcgttatacaataattaacacTTTTTGCAGATTTGTTGTTCTTGCTATCATGCGCTTAGATTTTTGAACAATAATAAATCTAGAAATCTATTACTTTTTAACTAT is a genomic window of Pieris napi chromosome 2, ilPieNapi1.2, whole genome shotgun sequence containing:
- the LOC125057610 gene encoding keratin, type I cytoskeletal 9-like, whose amino-acid sequence is MGKKCLVVVLLLCSVLVTQGDEFGGTSSSSDAFGKAKSGLFGSKSDSGATGTSRGSGTGLGAALRGSGGLGGLGGGSQGGSSGGSGGSSGGQGGGQGSSGGSSGGYGGNSGGSGGSSGGSGGGSGGFGNSGSGGSQGNGGSSGGNQGSGGSGGSSGGYEGSSGGNGGSSGSSGNQGGSQGSRSGGSSGFGGNQGSSGNGGSSGGYGGSQGSGGNGGSSGGYGGSQGSGGSGGGSGGSSGGSGGSSGRSSGGSGGSSGGSYGGSQGGSSGGSGGYSGGGSGGSSGGSGGSSGGGYGGSQGGSGGNQGGSGSRFDHKLGK